One genomic region from Pecten maximus chromosome 5, xPecMax1.1, whole genome shotgun sequence encodes:
- the LOC117327086 gene encoding uncharacterized protein LOC117327086 — MAGQVAATRHPGQTYCVYHRQKILDWFCETCHNVICAECVSTSHKGHNNILLSKITPDNKIKIKTFIENTEQKGLIQIQEEIDFTQDSLKRHLKQFESLSAEVKEQGEKIKEDVDVLIDQTLSQLIHLIEGNTPILTTYTSELERKLVERKNQINQCKETLQIGTDIQVYDAMIEMQANITLPGKPVLGTANFTPNHNRNKVLKQAFGTLTITQHGHLQGQSEHKQIQSFSCLQTDQSQTAQDQHALEISSSEQTPEKETSPSKQIPEKEISPSKQASEKETSMSKQTPEKETSSSKHTPEKETSMSKQTPEKETSMSKQTPEKEILLYRRAAQSAITTSGQPTLLQDTTILSVWNVPRITISSCAPCGGDIWTSDWFSNDVIKLNSRGKEKQRISCSVGVSDISISPSTTNFWICSNEDSSVMEQESGTTALIHRFNTRAEPRCLCVKRDGLVLVGMKHCIEEYTPDGIYIIATKKSWLWKPSVRSPVKISQCLVSGNVAVVDLDKSSDGGLDEALVIVMDKHLQELHRYGQQEHKSKARSAPFAPLDLTYDTLGNLVVTDFDNRCLHLLSGDGEYLRRLHTDHDMPCAICVDSDGVLWVGFGGSIMIPNKLKRIQHIGV; from the coding sequence ATGGCGGGACAGGTAGCTGCCACCCGGCATCCGGGGCAGACTTATTGTGTGTACCACAGACAGAAAATTTTAGACTGGTTTTGTGAGACATGTCATAACGTGATATGTGCTGAATGTGTATCGACCTCACATAAGGGTCATAACAATATCCTTCTAAGCAAAATTACTCCGgacaacaaaatcaaaataaaaacatttattgaaaacaCTGAACAAAAAGGATTGATTCAAATTCAAGAGGAAATCGATTTTACCCAGGATAGTCTGAAAAGACATTTGAAACAATTCGAGAGTTTGTCGGCAGAAGTGAAAGAGCAAGGAGAAAAAATCAAAGAAgatgttgatgttttgataGATCAAACACTTTCTCAATTGATACATTTGATAGAAGGAAATACTCCAATCCTCACTACTTACACAAGCGAACTGGAGAGGAAACTGGTGGAACGAAAGAATCAAATAAACCAGTGTAAGGAAACCCTTCAGATCGGCACAGATATCCAGGTATATGACGCTATGATTGAAATGCAAGCCAACATAACCTTACCTGGAAAACCCGTCCTAGGTACTGCCAACTTCACTCCAAATCATAACAGGAACAAGGTCTTGAAGCAAGCATTTGGAACACTTACCATAACACAACATGGACATTTACAAGGTCAGTCTGAACACAAACAGATACAGAGCTTTTCCTGTCTCCAAACTGACCAGTCACAGACAGCACAAGATCAACATGCCCTGGAGATTTCGTCGTCTGAACAGACACCAGAGAAGGAGACTTCACCGTCTAAACAGATACCAGAAAAGGAGATTTCACCGTCTAAACAGGCATCAGAAAAGGAGACTTCAATGTCTAAACAGACACCAGAAAAGGAGACTTCGTCGTCTAAACACACACCAGAAAAGGAGACTTCAATGTCTAAACAGACACCAGAAAAGGAGACTTCAATGTCTAAACAGACACCAGAAAAagagattttactatataggCGGGCAGCGCAATCTGCGATTACAACGTCTGGACAGCCAACTCTTCTACAAGACACCACGATACTTTCAGTTTGGAACGTTCCACGTATAACAATATCTAGCTGTGCCCCTTGCGGTGGTGATATCTGGACAAGTGATTGGttcagtaatgacgtcattaaacTGAACAGTCGAGGAAAAGAAAAGCAGCGCATATCATGTTCCGTTGGTGTAAGTGATATCAGTATATCCCCCTCCACAACGAACTTCTGGATATGTTCTAACGAAGATAGCAGCGTCATGGAACAAGAATCGGGTACAACAGCACTGATCCATAGATTTAACACACGGGCTGAACCTAGATGCTTGTGTGTTAAAAGAGATGGTCTTGTCCTTGTAGGAATGAAACACTGCATTGAAGAATACACACCAGATGGTATCTACATCATCGCAACCAAAAAGTCATGGCTTTGGAAACCTTCAGTACGCTCACCTGTGAAGATTTCACAGTGTCTGGTCAGTGGGAATGTTGCCGTGGTGGACTTGGATAAGTCGAGTGATGGAGGTTTGGACGAAGCACTTGTCATAGTGATGGACAAACATCTGCAGGAGTTGCACAGATATGGACAACAGGAACACAAAAGCAAGGCTCGATCAGCACCTTTCGCTCCTTTGGATTTGACATACGACACTTTGGGAAACCTTGTGGTTACCGACTTTGATAACAGATGCCTTCATCTTTTGAGTGGCGATGGTGAATACCTGCGACGACTACATACAGACCACGATATGCCATGTGCTATTTGTGTGGATAGCGATGGAGTTCTGTGGGTGGGATTCGGGGGGTCTATTATGATCCCTAATAAACTCAAGCGTATACAGCACATTGGTGTTTAA